The following coding sequences are from one Triticum dicoccoides isolate Atlit2015 ecotype Zavitan chromosome 4A, WEW_v2.0, whole genome shotgun sequence window:
- the LOC119287136 gene encoding transcription antitermination protein NusB-like has translation MVAPAAVSTFSSSSSSSSPSSVAPRTHRRGLLSARAPLPPARTVASSRAPLVVSSPPPTPAPAPGHAKVDRSGRFCSPRAARELALMVSYAACLEGADVVRHFDRRVAARREPGYVFNKACVQSYNFMSFCGGPLEVATEEEAEKLMSQNEKDSANEAEVLSAPPRLVYNNFVLRLARDMLVAVASGWDQHVEVINKIIPQHWKDEPVARILELCILHIAMAEMTSKGTPHKVAINEAVDLAKRFCDGGAPRVINGCLRTYVKDHMNNGNSQAAELKP, from the exons ATGGTGGCGCCGGCTGCCGTCtccaccttctcctcctcctcctcctcctcgtctccctcTTCCGTGGCACCGAGAACCCACCGCCGCGGCCTCCTCAGCGCCCGTGCGCCGCTGCCGCCGGCCCGGACCGTCGCCTCCTCCCGCGCGCCGCTGGTCGTGTCCAGCCCGCCGCCCACGCCCGCCCCCGCTCCGGGGCACGCCAAGGTCGATCGCTCCGGCCGCTTCTGCAGCCCCCGCGCCGCGCGCGAGCTCGCGCT GATGGTCTCCTACGCGGCGTGCCTGGAGGGCGCCGACGTGGTGCGGCACTTCGACCGCCGGGTGGCCGCGAGAAGAG AGCCTGGGTATGTTTTCAACAAGGCGTGCGTGCAGAGCTACAATTTCATGAGCTTCTGTGGGGGGCCTCTGGAGGTtgcgacggaggaggaggccgagaaGCTCATGAGTCAGAATGAGAAGGATTCGGCAAACG AAGCAGAAGTTCTTTCAGCTCCTCCAAGGCTGGTGTACAACAATTTTGTGTTACG ATTGGCCCGGGACATGTTAGTGGCAGTTGCCAGTGGATGGGATCAGCATGTTGAAGTTATCAACAAAATAATTCCCCAACATTGGAAG GATGAACCTGTTGCAAGGATCCTAGAACTTTGCATTCTTCATATTGCCATGGCAGAGATGACATCAAAAGGAACTCCTCACAAAGTTGCAATTAATGAG GCGGTAGATCTGGCAAAGCGGTTTTGTGATGGAGGTGCTCCTCGGGTAATCAACGGATGCCTTCGAACCTATGTAAAGGATCACATGAACAATGGCAATAGTCAGGCAGCTGAACTAAAGCCATAA